A stretch of the Panicum virgatum strain AP13 chromosome 9N, P.virgatum_v5, whole genome shotgun sequence genome encodes the following:
- the LOC120690250 gene encoding uncharacterized protein LOC120690250, giving the protein MLFTHEKNADQFDLLSYGNMRGLDSSGNSEESNFRNGCKDSSSVSPENFSFPWLPVENCQSATLNHDKRPHSDVKPCQVACKRPKQTDHDAWLYSFEEHPFTREAEISASALPDELVKTRQPDHIPASNGATTCSVSSGIPCPNREQSVGVENLHLPDWVTSFPGYFEDCGPVAGYNLVGDIDSPVHEHLPRKAVPIGPEHQADIPEWRPQVSVSVPGGSGFCADLGCSSASTSEPVSRGYDCESDKWVRDCVIPISSSSSPVDWVGDNKIDCDCSDEGSVRCARQHVIEARGSLKMSLGQDKFRELGLCEMGEDIAQGWTEDEEKLFERVVFSNPVSLGKNFWDHLPHAFPSKTSKDLVSYYFNVFMLRKRAQQNRSDQLRVDSDDDELHGDSPVPGQEEEDSAVKSPKREYFVNNSLPIEGNHKEYEGEHIAGPSFHGEEIENAGECRHLPNQMPLYSTAVNIAHIYNQDELQASFDG; this is encoded by the exons ATGTTGTTCACACACGAGAAGAATGCCGACCAATTTGATCTTCTTTCTTATGGTAACATGAGGGGACTAGACAGTAGTGGAAATTCTGAGGAATCCAATTTTCGAAATGGCTGTAAGGACAGTTCTTCAGTTTCTCCTGAGAACTTCAGCTTCCCTTGGCTCCCTGTAGAGAATTGCCAATCTGCCACACTAAATCATGACAAGCGGCCTCATTCTGATGTCAAGCCATGCCAAGTTGCTTGCAAACGTCCAAAGCAAACAGACCACGATGCCTGGTTATATTCCTTTGAGGAACACCCTTTCACCAGGGAGGCTGAAATATCTGCTTCAG ctTTGCCTGATGAATTAGTCAAGACCAGACAACCGGATCACATTCCTGCAAGTAATGGTGCCACAACCTGCAGTGTTAGCTCAGGCATCCCTTGTCCTAACCGCGAGCAATCAGTTGGAGTGGAAAACTTACACTTGCCTGATTGGGTGACTTCTTTCCCCGGTTATTTTGAAGATTGTGGACCAGTTGCTGGATATAACCTGGTTGGTGACATTGATTCACCTGTTCATGAGCACCTCCCTAGAAAGGCTGTGCCAATTGGACCTGAGCACCAGGCTGACATTCCAGAATGGAGACCCCAAGTCTCTGTGAGTGTACCTGGTGGTTCTGGTTTTTGTGCTGATCTGGGTTGTAGTTCTGCTTCTACTTCAGAACCTGTTTCCCGAGGTTATGACTGTGAGAGTGACAAGTGGGTCAGGGACTGTGTCATTCCAATATCATCCAGCTCATCTCCTGTAGATTGGGTTGGAGACAACAAAATAGATTGTGACTGCAGCGATGAAGGTTCTGTTAGGTGTGCCAGACAGCATGTTATTGAAGCAAGGGGATCTCTCAAAATGAGTTTGGGACAGGACAAGTTTCGTGAGTTAGGTCTGTGTGAAATGGGAGAGGATATCGCTCAGGGATGGACTGAGGATGAGGAGAAGCTATTCGAAAGAGTTGTTTTCTCAAATCCTGTCTCCTTGGGAAAAAACTTTTGGGATCACCTCCCACATGCATTTCCTAGTAAAACTAGTAAGGATCTTGTTAGCTACTACTTTAATGTCTTCATGCTCCGGAAGAGGGCTCAGCAGAACAGGTCAGACCAGTTGCGAGTggacagtgatgatgatgaactGCATGGCGACTCTCCAGTACCTGGGCAGGAGGAAGAGGATTCTGCAGTGAAGTCCCCTAAACGTGAATATTTCGTCAACAATTCTCTGCCCATAGAGGGTAACCATAAAGAATATGAAGGAGAACATATTGCTGGACCTTCTTTCCATGGGGAGGAAATTGAAAATGCAGGTGAGTGCAGACATCTACCAAACCAGATGCCTCTCTATTCAACTGCAGTGAATATAGCACATATCTACAACCAAGATGAGCTGCAAGCATCATTTGACGGCTGA
- the LOC120691478 gene encoding diacylglycerol kinase 1-like isoform X1, whose translation MSTIQGYVLFGPSILRMVWLQDQFEMDNLHWYSRPPILPEFWIPIAASFTIGLVGLWTFWYFFSLWRRKISLSWMKIIAKSKRKNFERNCKIPTSEHVWNTESLVRAKGLKCCVCLEFISPVQPLGQMMTSENMVHRCNVCGVAAHMICSPNSQKDCKCVSMFGSKHVIHQWTVLWTDVADQSDEDQYCCYCEELCSESFLGGPPIYCCMWCQRLVHVDCQSAMAAETGDICDLGPFKRLILSPLFVRTISKPGGILSSITQGANELASTVRVHLGSRSRKVKHHKGMPSESAHDDSNDNSSSETTLNSNQKAKESKATGGNAQRSAENEHYSSESDGRELVSEPIRLGNDETGGVKFKYALSELPADARPLLVFINKRSGAQRGDSLKHKLHFLLNLVQVFELSSSQGPETGLILFRKVPHFRILVCGGDGTVGWVLDAIDKQNYESPPPVAILPAGTGNDLSRVLSWGGGLGAVEKQGGLCTVLHDIEHAAVTILDRWKVTVEDKKSKNVLLVKYMNNYLGIGCDAKVALDIHNLREENPEKFYSQFLNKVLYAREGAKSIIDKTFVDLPWQVRLEVDGTEIDIPEDSEGVLVANIPSYMGGVDLWQNEGEDPENFDPQSIHDKMLEVVSISGTWHLGTLQVGLSRARRIAQGQSIKMQMFAPFPVQVDGEPWVQQPCTLKISHHGQAFMLRRTIEEPLGHAAAIITDVLEHAESSHVITASQKRALLQEVALRLA comes from the exons ATGTCCACGATTCAAGGTTATGTATTGTTTGGACCATCTATTCTGAGAATGGTCTGGTTGCAAGACCAATTCGAAATGGATAATCTCCACTGGTACAGTAGACCCCCAATTCTACCAGAGTTCTGGATACCAATTGCAGCTTCCTTCACTATTGGTTTAGTTGGTCTTTGGACATTTTGGTACTTCTTTTCACTGTGGCGGCGAAAGATCAGTTTAAGCTGGATGAAAATTATTGCCAAATCAAAGAGAaagaattttgaaagaaactgCAAGATCCCTACTTCTGAACATGTTTGGAATACAGAATCTTTGGTTCGTGCAAAAGGGCTGAAGTGCTGTGTATGCTTGGAATTTATTTCACCTGTTCAGCCCCTTGGGCAAATGATGACTTCAGAAAATATGGTTCACCGTTGCAATGTTTGTGGTGTGGCTGCACACATGATATGCTCTCCAAATTCTCAGAAAGACTGCAAATGTGTCTCAATGTTTGGGTCCAAACATGTGATCCATCAATGGACTGTACTCTGGACAGATGTAGCTGATCAGTCTGACGAAGACCAGTATTGTTGTTACTGTGAGGAGCTATGCAGTGAATCTTTTCTCGGAGGTCCTCCCATATATTGTTGCATGTGGTGCCAACGATTGGTGCATGTTGATTGCCAGTCAGCCATGGCTGCTGAAACAGGTGACATTTGTGACCTTGGTCCATTCAAACGACTTATTCTTTCACCACTTTTTGTCCGTACCATTAGCAAACCTGGTGGCATCTTAAGCTCTATAACTCAGGGAGCAAATGAGTTGGCATCCACTGTGCGGGTACATCTTGGGAGCCGAAGTAGAAAGGTGAAGCATCACAAGGGAATGCCATCTGAGTCTGCCCATGATGACAGTAACGATAATTCATCTAGTGAAACCACATTGAACTCTAACCAGAAGGCTAAGGAATCAAAAGCAACTGGGGGCAATGCTCAAAGGAGTGCTGAAAATGAGCATTATAGCAGTGAGAGTGATGGTAGGGAACTTGTATCGGAGCCCATAAGACTCGGTAATGATGAGACTGGTGGAGTTAAATTTAAGTATGCATTATCTGAGTTGCCTGCTGATGCCAGGCCTCTCTTAGTTTTTATCAACAAGAGAAGTGGAGCTCAGCGTGGAGATTCACTCAAGCACAAGCTACATTTCCTTTTGAATCTGGTGCAG GTTTTTGAATTGAGTTCTTCACAAGGGCCAGAAACAGGATTAATTCTGTTCAGAAAGGTACCACATTTCAGAATACTTGTGTGTGGTGGTGATGGTACTGTTGGTTGGGTTCTTGATGCGATAGATAAGCAAAATTATGAATCACCTCCACCTGTTGCAATCCTTCCAGCTGGCACTGGCAATGATCTTTCAAGGGTTTTATCATGGGGAGGTGGCCTAGGTGCTGTTGAGAAGCAAGGTGGTCTCTGCACAGTTTTACATGACATAGAGCATGCAGCAGTCACTATCCTAGATAGATGGAAGGTGACAGTAGAAGATAAGAAATCGAAGAATGTACTTCTAGTGAAGTACATGAACAACTATCTTG GTATTGGTTGTGACGCAAAGGTTGCTCTCGACATTCATAATCTCCGTGAAGAAAATCCTGAGAAGTTTTACAGTCAG TTCTTAAATAAGGTGCTATATGCGAGGGAAGGCGCCAAGAGTATCATCGATAAGACATTTGTGGACTTACCATGGCAAGTTCGGTTAGAAGTTGATGGCACTGAGATTGATATACCTGAG GACTCAGAAGGAGTGCTTGTCGCAAATATCCCAAGCTACATGGGAGGGGTTGACCTGTGGCAAAATGAGGGTGAGGATCCTGAAAACTTTGACCCGCAGTCAATCCATGACAAGATGCTCGAAGTGGTTAGTATTTCCGGAACTTGGCATCTTGGAACACTTCAG GTTGGACTTTCTCGGGCACGGAGGATTGCGCAAGGCCAGTCGATCAAGATGCAGATGTTtgctcctttccctgttcaaGTGGATGGCGAACCCTGGGTTCAGCAGCCCTGCACGCTTAAAATATCCCATCACGGACAG GCATTCATGTTGAGGAGGACGATCGAAGAGCCTCTAGGCCACGCTGCCGCGATCATCACCGACGTGCTTGAGCATGCCGAATCCAGCCACGTAATCACTGCTTCCCAGAAGAGAGCCCTCCTCCAAGAAGTGGCTCTAAGGCTGGCATGA
- the LOC120691478 gene encoding diacylglycerol kinase 1-like isoform X2 yields MLSKFSERLQMCLNVWVQTCDPSMDCTQGANELASTVRVHLGSRSRKVKHHKGMPSESAHDDSNDNSSSETTLNSNQKAKESKATGGNAQRSAENEHYSSESDGRELVSEPIRLGNDETGGVKFKYALSELPADARPLLVFINKRSGAQRGDSLKHKLHFLLNLVQVFELSSSQGPETGLILFRKVPHFRILVCGGDGTVGWVLDAIDKQNYESPPPVAILPAGTGNDLSRVLSWGGGLGAVEKQGGLCTVLHDIEHAAVTILDRWKVTVEDKKSKNVLLVKYMNNYLGIGCDAKVALDIHNLREENPEKFYSQFLNKVLYAREGAKSIIDKTFVDLPWQVRLEVDGTEIDIPEDSEGVLVANIPSYMGGVDLWQNEGEDPENFDPQSIHDKMLEVVSISGTWHLGTLQVGLSRARRIAQGQSIKMQMFAPFPVQVDGEPWVQQPCTLKISHHGQAFMLRRTIEEPLGHAAAIITDVLEHAESSHVITASQKRALLQEVALRLA; encoded by the exons ATGCTCTCCAAATTCTCAGAAAGACTGCAAATGTGTCTCAATGTTTGGGTCCAAACATGTGATCCATCAATGGACTGT ACTCAGGGAGCAAATGAGTTGGCATCCACTGTGCGGGTACATCTTGGGAGCCGAAGTAGAAAGGTGAAGCATCACAAGGGAATGCCATCTGAGTCTGCCCATGATGACAGTAACGATAATTCATCTAGTGAAACCACATTGAACTCTAACCAGAAGGCTAAGGAATCAAAAGCAACTGGGGGCAATGCTCAAAGGAGTGCTGAAAATGAGCATTATAGCAGTGAGAGTGATGGTAGGGAACTTGTATCGGAGCCCATAAGACTCGGTAATGATGAGACTGGTGGAGTTAAATTTAAGTATGCATTATCTGAGTTGCCTGCTGATGCCAGGCCTCTCTTAGTTTTTATCAACAAGAGAAGTGGAGCTCAGCGTGGAGATTCACTCAAGCACAAGCTACATTTCCTTTTGAATCTGGTGCAG GTTTTTGAATTGAGTTCTTCACAAGGGCCAGAAACAGGATTAATTCTGTTCAGAAAGGTACCACATTTCAGAATACTTGTGTGTGGTGGTGATGGTACTGTTGGTTGGGTTCTTGATGCGATAGATAAGCAAAATTATGAATCACCTCCACCTGTTGCAATCCTTCCAGCTGGCACTGGCAATGATCTTTCAAGGGTTTTATCATGGGGAGGTGGCCTAGGTGCTGTTGAGAAGCAAGGTGGTCTCTGCACAGTTTTACATGACATAGAGCATGCAGCAGTCACTATCCTAGATAGATGGAAGGTGACAGTAGAAGATAAGAAATCGAAGAATGTACTTCTAGTGAAGTACATGAACAACTATCTTG GTATTGGTTGTGACGCAAAGGTTGCTCTCGACATTCATAATCTCCGTGAAGAAAATCCTGAGAAGTTTTACAGTCAG TTCTTAAATAAGGTGCTATATGCGAGGGAAGGCGCCAAGAGTATCATCGATAAGACATTTGTGGACTTACCATGGCAAGTTCGGTTAGAAGTTGATGGCACTGAGATTGATATACCTGAG GACTCAGAAGGAGTGCTTGTCGCAAATATCCCAAGCTACATGGGAGGGGTTGACCTGTGGCAAAATGAGGGTGAGGATCCTGAAAACTTTGACCCGCAGTCAATCCATGACAAGATGCTCGAAGTGGTTAGTATTTCCGGAACTTGGCATCTTGGAACACTTCAG GTTGGACTTTCTCGGGCACGGAGGATTGCGCAAGGCCAGTCGATCAAGATGCAGATGTTtgctcctttccctgttcaaGTGGATGGCGAACCCTGGGTTCAGCAGCCCTGCACGCTTAAAATATCCCATCACGGACAG GCATTCATGTTGAGGAGGACGATCGAAGAGCCTCTAGGCCACGCTGCCGCGATCATCACCGACGTGCTTGAGCATGCCGAATCCAGCCACGTAATCACTGCTTCCCAGAAGAGAGCCCTCCTCCAAGAAGTGGCTCTAAGGCTGGCATGA